The Rosa rugosa chromosome 1, drRosRugo1.1, whole genome shotgun sequence genomic sequence GGCGGTGGTTGCATCACATAATTTGTGATGTTTATTAGGAAATCTATTATGAGAGGTAATTGCGTTAAACTTAaaacaacaaaaattaaaattatacaAGACAATATAGTTATTTACTCTATCTTTTATAGTTGCCCCTTTCACATCCATCACGTTGtctaaatatttttagttttaagTAAATAAACATGTCATTAAATAATGAGATTGTGCATGAATGTATAGGACTAAAAAAGTTGAGAAGTTCGATTCGACAACTTTTCAAAAAATCTGAAAAATACATCAAGAAGGAAACTTTGTTGGTAAAACAATTAGTAAAGGacatttaatgaaataaaaatgatttacgCGTAATATtgtgaaaaaaaatattaatcacAGTTTACAGCTATACACAACTCAATTAAAAACCAAGGCAAGGACCACCAGAAGATTCCAAAGCAAATAAGGAAAACTGGAGGGCACTAATGCAATCCCATTAAATAAATTCCGTAACCGTTTGAATAATTCTCGCGATATTTTCCCCAATTTCTCGTCCCCTTCGGTATAAATACATAGCTCGAGTGAAGCTAGGTTTGCCAATTTGGGCAGCAAAACGCAGCTTAATAAAAAACCTCTCTCCTccctcattttctctctctaaaacaccctcactttctctctctgaaACCTCAACTGAAAATGGCAACAGCTTCTAGAAGGTCGTCAGCAACTGGATCGGTCCTCCGGTCCACCGCCTCACCCTCACTCTCCGGAAGGTTCTACACCTCCcattcctcctcctccaccggCTTCGCCTCCTCCACTTCCAGCTTCTCCTCCCGATCCGCCGGTGGTTTTTTCACACGCGCCGCCTCTCCCCCGCGCGTGAGCCTCGCCAGACCCTCTCCCTCGGCTCAGTCCGTCCGGTTCTCTCTCCACGACCGCCCTACCTCCCCCAGCCGCTCCATCTCCGTCTCGCCGCACGGCTCCGGCAGCCACCACCGGAGCGCGATGAAGAAGCAGGTCAACCCTAAGAGGA encodes the following:
- the LOC133709377 gene encoding uncharacterized protein LOC133709377; its protein translation is MATASRRSSATGSVLRSTASPSLSGRFYTSHSSSSTGFASSTSSFSSRSAGGFFTRAASPPRVSLARPSPSAQSVRFSLHDRPTSPSRSISVSPHGSGSHHRSAMKKQVNPKRTCMCSPTSHPGSFRCSLHKNCGSHVSSSSAAPYSQNRLNARRSAMTNSLVRIGGVEGDLVKRALAALIRPSSHSQRRRADFRPRPSRLSTMSKCSE